The following proteins are co-located in the Brevibacillus laterosporus DSM 25 genome:
- a CDS encoding efflux RND transporter periplasmic adaptor subunit: MIKSKWGLPLILVVALTATGCTGEEPAAAPQVAEAEAPTPVQISPAIEDSIASGAGYTGKLAPSQEVKLSPKVPGKIQTLSVKLGQYVQKGSVLFTLDQDDLRNAVRQAEAQYQVSVAGLSQSGTSTTQSVETAKNAMAQAERAYQDAKREATRSQELFNQGALSQQQNEQAQAALKNAETAFNNAKVDYNSASKKTGIVVSEANVNQARVALASAREQLSNSTVTAPISGYVSQIGGHVGEMATGQAPVVVLVNTNPLLVKANLSEDEITKIKVGDRTTVELTALNKKIEATITAVSPTMDQQLKAYPIEITVPNPKNELKADMVVNLKIQSASSKVQKAVAIPRKAVFDENGKKYIYKVEGDIAKKVAVETGEESSELIEIKKGVSLGEKVVIRGQSMLKDGGKVEIQKMD, from the coding sequence ATGATAAAAAGTAAATGGGGCTTACCGCTGATACTCGTTGTTGCTTTGACAGCAACGGGGTGCACGGGCGAAGAACCCGCTGCAGCTCCACAAGTTGCTGAGGCGGAAGCGCCAACTCCGGTGCAAATAAGCCCAGCAATAGAAGATTCAATCGCTTCAGGAGCAGGTTATACTGGTAAACTGGCACCGAGCCAAGAAGTAAAACTTTCGCCAAAAGTTCCGGGTAAAATTCAAACCTTATCTGTTAAGCTAGGTCAATATGTACAAAAAGGATCTGTATTATTTACGCTAGATCAAGATGACCTCAGAAATGCGGTTCGTCAGGCGGAAGCCCAGTATCAGGTATCGGTAGCAGGCCTCAGCCAGAGTGGTACTAGCACCACTCAATCTGTTGAAACAGCAAAGAATGCAATGGCGCAGGCAGAGCGTGCTTATCAGGACGCTAAGCGTGAGGCCACTCGAAGCCAAGAGCTATTTAATCAAGGAGCTCTCTCCCAGCAGCAGAATGAACAAGCGCAAGCAGCATTGAAAAATGCGGAAACCGCTTTTAATAATGCAAAGGTGGATTATAATTCTGCTTCCAAAAAAACAGGAATCGTGGTTTCAGAAGCAAATGTTAACCAAGCGAGGGTTGCGCTTGCTAGCGCACGTGAACAGCTGAGCAATTCAACTGTAACAGCACCAATCTCTGGTTACGTATCTCAGATAGGCGGACATGTGGGAGAAATGGCTACAGGGCAAGCTCCAGTGGTTGTCCTGGTTAATACCAATCCACTCTTAGTAAAAGCAAACCTTTCAGAGGATGAAATTACTAAGATAAAAGTAGGGGATCGCACAACGGTTGAATTAACTGCCTTGAATAAAAAAATCGAGGCTACCATTACTGCTGTAAGTCCTACAATGGATCAACAATTAAAAGCATATCCAATTGAAATTACCGTGCCAAATCCTAAGAATGAATTAAAGGCAGATATGGTTGTAAATTTAAAAATCCAATCTGCTTCTAGTAAAGTTCAGAAGGCTGTTGCCATTCCACGCAAAGCTGTATTCGATGAAAATGGCAAAAAGTATATATATAAAGTGGAAGGCGATATAGCTAAGAAAGTAGCTGTAGAGACAGGCGAGGAATCAAGCGAACTGATTGAAATTAAAAAAGGTGTTTCTTTGGGAGAAAAAGTTGTAATCAGAGGTCAGTCCATGCTTAAAGATGGAGGAAAAGTTGAGATTCAAAAAATGGATTGA
- a CDS encoding pyridoxal phosphate-dependent aminotransferase → MRITPASMMEQLPTQFFSTLVAKVNKVISEGHDVINLGQGNPDLPTPSHIVEELAKQAKDPLHHKYPPFQGRLELKQAVAHWYKQEFDVDLDPEEEVAILFGSKTGLVEICQVLMNQGDVALVPDPGYPDYWSGVAVVGGRMVPMPLKADNQFLPDYGQLNAADLEKAKLMFLNYPNNPTAVTAPYEFYKETIKFARKHEIVVCSDFAYGAISFDGKKPVSFMQVPGAKEVGVEFYTLSKTYNMAGWRVGAMVGNRELVKLINTLQDHYFVSLFGAVQMAAAKAMTDSQDCVRELVATYESRRNALYTALHEIGWKAKPSQGSFFAWLPIPAGYTSAELADELLFKAHVMVAPGIGFGTHGEGYVRLGLLNTEERLREAVKRIEKLQLFTK, encoded by the coding sequence ATGCGTATCACGCCTGCTTCCATGATGGAACAGTTACCCACCCAATTTTTTTCAACATTGGTAGCAAAGGTTAACAAGGTGATTAGTGAGGGGCATGATGTTATTAACTTGGGACAAGGAAATCCTGATTTACCGACACCTTCACATATTGTAGAAGAACTAGCAAAACAGGCGAAAGACCCTTTGCATCATAAATATCCACCTTTTCAGGGACGGTTGGAATTAAAGCAAGCCGTAGCCCACTGGTATAAGCAGGAATTTGATGTAGACCTTGATCCAGAAGAGGAAGTAGCGATTTTATTTGGTAGTAAGACAGGACTAGTAGAGATTTGTCAGGTATTGATGAATCAAGGGGATGTCGCCTTGGTACCTGATCCTGGCTACCCGGATTATTGGTCAGGAGTAGCTGTGGTAGGCGGACGTATGGTGCCCATGCCCTTGAAAGCAGATAATCAGTTTTTACCTGACTACGGTCAATTAAATGCGGCTGATTTAGAAAAAGCAAAACTGATGTTTTTAAACTATCCGAACAATCCAACGGCAGTCACGGCACCTTACGAGTTTTATAAGGAAACCATCAAGTTTGCTCGAAAGCATGAAATTGTCGTTTGTTCTGATTTTGCTTATGGGGCCATTTCCTTTGATGGAAAGAAACCAGTAAGTTTCATGCAGGTTCCTGGTGCTAAAGAGGTAGGAGTTGAGTTTTATACCCTGTCCAAAACCTATAACATGGCGGGCTGGCGTGTAGGAGCAATGGTAGGAAATCGCGAGCTGGTGAAGCTAATCAACACTTTGCAAGATCATTACTTTGTAAGCTTATTCGGAGCTGTCCAAATGGCAGCAGCTAAAGCAATGACTGATTCTCAAGACTGTGTCCGCGAGTTGGTGGCTACCTATGAAAGTCGACGAAACGCTTTGTATACAGCGTTGCATGAAATCGGCTGGAAGGCGAAACCATCACAGGGATCGTTCTTTGCTTGGCTTCCGATTCCGGCGGGCTATACATCTGCTGAATTGGCGGATGAGCTCTTATTTAAAGCACATGTAATGGTTGCCCCTGGGATAGGCTTTGGAACACATGGTGAGGGATACGTACGTTTAGGACTGTTGAACACGGAGGAGCGCTTGCGTGAGGCTGTGAAACGTATTGAGAAGCTACAATTGTTTACGAAATAG
- a CDS encoding helix-turn-helix transcriptional regulator, with protein MEKEGRIRNELLVLRAKKRWSQKEVADKLGVSRQTIVSLEANRYNPSLMLAFKIAQLFEVDINEVFQYEVDKGDVPEC; from the coding sequence TTGGAAAAGGAAGGAAGAATTCGAAATGAATTACTTGTGCTACGTGCAAAGAAACGATGGTCGCAAAAAGAGGTAGCAGACAAATTAGGAGTTAGTAGACAAACGATTGTTTCATTAGAAGCAAACCGCTATAATCCTTCTCTTATGCTAGCCTTTAAAATTGCTCAATTATTTGAGGTTGATATAAATGAAGTTTTTCAATATGAAGTAGATAAGGGAGATGTGCCAGAATGTTAG
- a CDS encoding family 1 encapsulin nanocompartment shell protein — protein MDKSQKFPDSPLSKEEWRQLDETIVEMSRRQLVGRRFIDIYGPLGEGIQTITNDIYDESRFGNMSLRGESLELTQPSKRVSLTIPIVYKDFMLYWRDMAQARTLGMPIDLSPAANAASSCALMEDDLIFNGNPEFDLPGIMNVKGRLTHIKSDWMESGNAFADIVEARNKLLKMGHSGPYALVVSPELYSLLHRVHKGTNVLEIDHIRNLVTDGVFQSPVIKGGALVATGRHNLDLAIAEDFDSAFLGDEQMNSLMRVYECAVLRIKRPSAICTLETTEE, from the coding sequence ATGGATAAATCACAGAAATTCCCAGACTCCCCATTGTCTAAGGAAGAATGGCGTCAATTAGATGAAACTATTGTTGAAATGTCTCGTCGTCAACTGGTAGGCCGTCGATTCATTGACATTTATGGTCCACTAGGAGAAGGTATTCAAACCATTACTAACGATATTTATGATGAATCTCGTTTTGGAAATATGAGTTTGCGTGGCGAATCACTAGAATTAACGCAACCAAGTAAAAGAGTTAGCTTAACGATTCCGATCGTATACAAAGATTTCATGCTATACTGGCGTGATATGGCACAAGCGCGCACATTGGGTATGCCAATTGATCTTAGCCCTGCTGCTAATGCTGCCAGCAGCTGCGCTCTTATGGAAGATGATCTGATCTTTAATGGTAACCCTGAGTTTGACCTCCCAGGTATCATGAATGTAAAAGGGCGTCTTACGCATATTAAGAGCGACTGGATGGAATCAGGAAATGCTTTTGCTGATATCGTAGAAGCTCGTAACAAGCTATTAAAAATGGGGCACAGCGGTCCATATGCCCTTGTTGTATCTCCAGAGCTGTATTCGTTGCTCCATCGTGTACACAAAGGTACTAATGTCCTTGAAATAGACCACATTCGCAACCTAGTTACAGATGGTGTTTTCCAATCTCCGGTAATCAAAGGTGGTGCTCTAGTAGCAACAGGAAGACATAACCTAGACCTTGCAATTGCTGAGGATTTTGATTCAGCTTTCTTAGGAGACGAACAAATGAACAGCCTAATGCGCGTTTATGAGTGTGCTGTCCTCCGTATTAAGCGTCCAAGTGCAATTTGCACATTAGAAACGACAGAAGAATAA
- a CDS encoding efflux RND transporter permease subunit, translated as MNISRFAINRPVTILMLAVAVLIFGFVSLPKLAVELYPNLNLPVAVVVTSVEGGTPASVEKLVTKPVEEALGTVPNVSKISSFSMSGASQVIVQFNWGTNMDQATLNMRDKVDQVRGALPDTAKSPRVLKLDPNSEPIMTFALTGSDDITKLKELADNVIKSRIERIDGVASVGVNGGKERIIEVTLDADRITAYGITLEQVQQALMGTNLSGAAGMVREGDKKLSIRVQGEYTTIKDIGETPVVVGPSTIPLKNIAFIEDTYKEQTQFSYYNGKPTVGISVTKASGGNTIKVADSAKIEIEKLKENLPPGTEISMITDSSQFIKDSIYTVAEHALIGAAFSTIILLLFLNSVRSVLIIAVVIPISVIATFCLMFFTNQTINLISLSGLTLGLGSLVDFAVVILENIFRHRQEGKSMLQAARYGSQEVGTAVMASALAQICVFLPIMFVEGLASQLFGPLALTVVYSHIAALLASITLVPMMSARILKRIPDEEIYHSGTYRGFNPITWFNIGFTKISNFYGGFLKWAIKWRKTVYLAVALMFAGAVVLTPFIGAEFIPSMDQGKITVAAKLASNTQIQETEKVISELEGIVKKVPELKELYVSIGSAGASVLANSATNRGELQLTLVDTKERTRTTDQVIEDLRNQVKGIPGAEITVKHLDGNGGMGGTPLEISLRGDDLDVLDDISNIILGVVNKVPGTANVTTSLEEKDREFQVVVDREKASQYGLSTQQVLSYVRTAFEGQTLTRYQTGDDEVDVKVRLPKSIQDEPKHLERLTVTTPSGAQVSIGAIAKVEKVEVAQMVKRADQTREVSITGDTSGRDLNSIMTEVQGKLAQLNLPDGYHIEYGGQSKDMEESFGSLGLAILLSIVLVYMVMASQFESLFSPFIIMFSVPPTFIGVVVGLFVTGQPLSVPALIGYILLVGIVVNNAIVLMDYIITARKDGLDRDEAILKAGPIRLRPIMMTTLATVLAITPLAFAGGSGNESQAPMAVVVIFGLTFSTLITLVLVPVVYVTFDNWGRKFKNRFNRKKKNNTPTVVEEV; from the coding sequence GCGGGACACCTGCATCAGTGGAAAAGCTAGTGACAAAACCTGTGGAGGAAGCATTAGGGACTGTTCCTAATGTAAGTAAAATATCGTCGTTTTCCATGAGTGGAGCCTCGCAGGTTATTGTCCAGTTTAACTGGGGCACAAATATGGACCAAGCCACGTTAAACATGCGTGACAAGGTAGATCAAGTGCGCGGAGCATTGCCGGATACGGCTAAATCTCCACGCGTTCTTAAGCTAGACCCAAATAGTGAGCCAATTATGACGTTTGCTTTAACGGGTAGTGATGACATTACGAAGTTAAAAGAATTAGCTGACAATGTTATTAAATCCAGGATTGAACGCATTGATGGGGTTGCTTCCGTTGGTGTCAATGGTGGGAAGGAACGTATCATAGAAGTAACGCTTGATGCTGACAGAATCACTGCTTACGGTATTACTTTGGAACAAGTACAGCAAGCTTTAATGGGTACTAACCTCTCTGGAGCAGCAGGTATGGTGCGTGAAGGGGATAAAAAGCTTAGTATCCGCGTCCAAGGAGAATATACAACGATTAAGGATATTGGTGAAACACCAGTAGTGGTTGGTCCTTCAACCATTCCGCTAAAAAATATTGCTTTTATCGAAGATACGTATAAGGAACAAACACAGTTTAGTTATTATAATGGGAAACCAACTGTAGGAATTTCTGTTACAAAAGCTTCCGGTGGTAACACCATTAAAGTTGCAGATTCGGCAAAAATAGAGATTGAAAAGCTAAAAGAAAATCTGCCACCAGGTACAGAGATTTCCATGATCACAGATTCTTCCCAGTTTATCAAAGATTCAATTTATACAGTTGCGGAGCATGCCTTGATAGGGGCGGCATTCTCGACTATTATCCTGCTATTGTTTTTAAATAGCGTTCGTTCCGTTTTAATTATTGCGGTTGTAATACCAATTTCTGTTATAGCTACCTTCTGCTTGATGTTTTTTACGAATCAGACAATCAACCTGATCTCTCTTAGTGGTCTAACACTTGGACTAGGTTCACTAGTTGACTTCGCTGTCGTTATTTTAGAAAATATTTTCAGACATCGTCAGGAAGGCAAATCGATGTTGCAAGCTGCTCGCTATGGTTCTCAAGAGGTTGGAACAGCAGTCATGGCTTCTGCTCTTGCGCAAATTTGTGTATTCTTGCCGATCATGTTCGTTGAAGGATTAGCATCTCAATTATTCGGACCATTGGCACTAACGGTTGTGTACTCACATATAGCAGCTCTCTTAGCTTCTATTACGCTTGTGCCTATGATGTCTGCACGAATTTTGAAACGCATCCCGGATGAAGAAATCTATCATTCTGGAACGTATCGCGGCTTCAATCCGATCACTTGGTTTAACATTGGCTTTACGAAAATCTCCAATTTCTATGGAGGTTTCCTAAAATGGGCGATCAAGTGGCGTAAGACCGTTTACCTAGCTGTGGCTCTAATGTTTGCCGGTGCTGTGGTATTGACACCATTTATTGGAGCGGAATTTATTCCATCCATGGATCAAGGAAAAATTACTGTCGCTGCTAAATTAGCTAGCAACACGCAGATTCAGGAAACGGAAAAAGTGATTAGTGAACTTGAAGGTATCGTGAAAAAGGTACCAGAGCTAAAAGAATTGTATGTATCCATTGGGAGTGCAGGTGCATCTGTGTTAGCGAATAGTGCTACCAATCGTGGAGAACTACAGCTTACACTAGTAGATACAAAGGAACGTACACGTACAACAGACCAAGTCATTGAAGATTTACGGAACCAGGTCAAAGGTATACCTGGTGCAGAAATTACTGTCAAACATTTGGATGGCAATGGTGGTATGGGCGGTACACCACTTGAAATAAGCTTACGTGGTGATGATTTAGATGTTCTAGATGATATCAGTAATATCATCTTGGGTGTTGTCAACAAAGTTCCTGGAACAGCAAACGTAACCACTTCTTTAGAAGAAAAAGATCGGGAGTTCCAAGTGGTAGTCGATCGTGAAAAAGCAAGTCAATATGGCCTAAGTACACAACAGGTTCTATCATATGTACGGACGGCTTTTGAAGGGCAAACCTTAACTCGTTATCAAACAGGTGATGATGAGGTGGATGTAAAAGTTCGATTGCCAAAAAGCATTCAGGATGAACCAAAGCATTTAGAACGTCTAACCGTTACAACTCCTAGCGGGGCACAAGTATCAATTGGTGCGATTGCTAAAGTGGAAAAAGTGGAAGTAGCACAAATGGTTAAACGTGCGGATCAAACTCGTGAGGTTTCAATTACTGGTGATACTAGTGGTCGTGACCTGAACTCGATTATGACTGAGGTACAAGGAAAATTAGCTCAATTAAACCTTCCAGACGGTTACCATATCGAATATGGCGGTCAGTCTAAAGATATGGAAGAATCCTTTGGTAGTTTAGGTCTTGCCATTCTCTTGTCTATTGTTCTTGTTTACATGGTTATGGCAAGCCAGTTTGAGTCTCTATTTAGTCCGTTTATCATTATGTTCTCTGTGCCGCCTACTTTTATCGGGGTTGTGGTTGGATTGTTTGTGACAGGTCAACCATTGTCAGTACCAGCCCTAATCGGTTATATCTTGTTAGTGGGTATTGTCGTAAATAATGCGATCGTTCTCATGGATTACATTATTACGGCTCGTAAAGATGGTTTAGATCGAGATGAAGCTATCTTAAAAGCAGGTCCGATTCGTCTGCGTCCGATTATGATGACTACGTTAGCGACTGTGCTAGCGATTACTCCACTAGCATTTGCGGGTGGTTCCGGTAACGAATCACAAGCTCCAATGGCAGTGGTAGTTATTTTCGGCCTAACATTCTCCACGCTAATCACTCTTGTACTTGTACCTGTCGTATATGTCACTTTTGATAACTGGGGTCGTAAGTTCAAGAATCGTTTTAATCGGAAAAAGAAGAATAATACGCCAACTGTAGTAGAAGAAGTGTAA
- a CDS encoding IMEF encapsulin system ferritin-like cargo protein, with protein sequence MLQEIKQLHTIFTRTLEGINVFRTMVQPLIDHARDEHMKLYYHHISEEEEQREERLHDLVPRLSLLIQEKNLDQLSDRELSHLLSDLNLERFGLHNFREHLELALYEFTDEPSRLKLDNMRENTHQDYLATKEIMVKLSEKFSDVVPAKVDTHDHDHGHDIHQVNHFEASSALQDSGSAKQSAAVHADTHGHSADSAVVKKGLTVGSLRHLNRHV encoded by the coding sequence ATGTTGCAAGAAATCAAGCAGCTCCACACCATCTTTACCCGCACATTAGAAGGCATCAATGTTTTTCGCACCATGGTTCAGCCTTTAATCGATCATGCTAGGGATGAACATATGAAGCTTTACTATCATCACATTTCCGAAGAAGAAGAACAACGGGAAGAACGCTTGCATGATCTCGTCCCGCGTTTGTCTTTACTTATTCAGGAGAAAAATCTAGACCAACTGAGTGATCGCGAACTGTCTCATTTGCTCTCTGACCTAAATTTAGAACGATTTGGTCTACACAATTTCCGTGAGCATTTGGAATTAGCCCTGTATGAATTTACAGACGAGCCTAGTCGTTTAAAGCTAGATAACATGCGTGAAAACACACATCAAGATTATTTAGCAACCAAAGAAATCATGGTGAAGTTGAGTGAAAAATTTTCCGATGTCGTTCCTGCAAAAGTGGACACACATGATCATGACCATGGCCATGATATCCACCAGGTTAATCACTTTGAGGCTTCGTCTGCATTGCAAGATTCTGGCAGCGCTAAGCAGTCAGCAGCTGTACATGCCGACACTCACGGCCACTCAGCAGATAGCGCTGTTGTGAAAAAAGGACTTACAGTTGGAAGTCTGCGTCATCTCAATCGTCATGTATAA